A stretch of the Asticcacaulis sp. ZE23SCel15 genome encodes the following:
- the dgcA gene encoding N-acetyl-D-Glu racemase DgcA, translating to MTDFVIEAQSWPIAGRFTIARGSKTEAQVLYVELRDSDHIGHGESVPYARYGESIDASIAELEAIRPQVEAGLSIEALQSVLAAGAARNALDCALWDLRAKQSGIAAFKTAGLRSLSPLKTAYTLSLDSPEAMGAQAAANARRPILKLKIGGADDLDRVEAVRANAPKTRLIVDANEGLNFETLQRIAPELKALGVVLIEQPLAVADDEALLGYTSPVPLCADESLHTSADLMRCARLYACVNIKLDKTGGLTEALKLNQSARDKGLMVMIGCMVATSLSMAPAMIVAQGADFVDLDGPLLLAKDREYGLGIVGSMLEPPLPELWG from the coding sequence ATGACCGATTTCGTTATTGAGGCCCAAAGCTGGCCGATCGCGGGCAGGTTCACCATCGCGCGCGGCTCTAAAACCGAAGCCCAAGTGCTCTATGTCGAACTGCGTGACAGTGACCACATCGGACACGGCGAAAGCGTGCCCTATGCCCGCTATGGCGAAAGTATTGACGCCTCTATTGCCGAGTTAGAAGCCATCCGCCCGCAGGTCGAGGCCGGGTTAAGCATTGAGGCCCTGCAATCCGTGTTGGCTGCGGGTGCAGCCCGCAATGCGCTGGATTGCGCCCTGTGGGATCTGCGCGCCAAGCAAAGCGGTATTGCCGCCTTTAAAACCGCCGGTTTGCGTAGCCTGTCGCCGCTCAAGACCGCCTATACCTTGAGCCTTGATAGCCCCGAAGCTATGGGTGCGCAGGCTGCGGCCAATGCCCGCCGCCCGATCCTGAAACTCAAAATCGGCGGTGCGGATGATCTGGACCGCGTCGAGGCGGTGCGGGCCAATGCGCCGAAAACCCGCCTGATTGTCGATGCCAATGAGGGACTGAATTTCGAGACCCTGCAACGGATCGCGCCCGAGTTGAAGGCGTTGGGGGTGGTGCTGATTGAACAGCCCTTAGCGGTCGCGGATGATGAGGCCCTGCTGGGTTACACGTCGCCGGTGCCGCTGTGCGCTGATGAAAGCCTGCATACCTCGGCCGACTTGATGCGCTGTGCGCGGCTTTATGCGTGCGTCAATATCAAGCTGGATAAGACGGGTGGTTTGACCGAGGCGCTGAAACTCAATCAGTCTGCGCGCGACAAAGGCCTGATGGTCATGATCGGCTGCATGGTCGCCACGTCCCTGTCGATGGCTCCGGCCATGATTGTGGCGCAGGGGGCGGATTTTGTTGATCTGGACGGGCCGCTGCTGCTGGCCAAAGACCGGGAATATGGTCTGGGGATTGTGGGCTCCATGCTGGAACCGCCCTTACCCGAACTTTGGGGCTAA
- a CDS encoding tipN: MKFRTRPPLNLTAPQVDGEAREAETHTAFSPHADDIFNDVATPTPPPEASPPVAAKSASPTQARSSELQPLHTPARRQEMTVSSGPYWVGATFVSLLWALGLAAFALGAEAQLDAFVTAPLKAIILVFMGLFPAGMVFASAFLLRQAAILARETRRASDLADSMVGPAATAANNASKLVENLRHQVDQAVRAVQMAHRDLTTLANQMKSETDRITEAATTAQDTTRAITTSLGGERDAIYKMTQVLDGQAQGVIDAVDRQARMVADASDLAQTQLREAEATLAARAADLASVAADAQATASAISDDLSRQTLRLETAGNGVVDQIRTVEEGLSQQRAGLVSAALSLRADQEDFAQHLEGQRNQLTDALMTARQATVDLGETSSRGADVLRDLVIAAQEHLRQAIGAAENERTSYETRIHSTLANISTMAADARDELIAETRQALEALNIAAEDARRTADAAAGSAQSRVDRLNEALFEAGKKADEAFDSRFAAARRLIENSADLINEAGDRTAERLDQTFQHAQAAITDVASAMNGLYARADELPHIAQERINEIRRSVEDGLLAMTESARRAALETEAVDQKFQERVQRNYEMLQETVRMMGMVSGHSTAPSASTFARPPLRPTDTDARKSYGQPVRPAQAEPVRSEPTRSAPAPVAQPAPQPAQRRVAPEPFDPFVAPPAKDIAREPAPAREAPRPPARPVARDVMPAPFEAPAAPQPKPVAQTYEPIPPEAPAPRPRLRLTPLEHDVDDDMHIPAPQPEPQVDPRQAKSQNDGWSWRDLLGGMNGDARAPRRQEPAATPPEPEFDEPATPAAPPPYSYQAAQEALANATPELPDAEEFDNLDDMLINEVSRMGIDAKALITRSRLEEAVAAIATDDNDTARRVIVRVAADPVHRLSRRLSADAELREQVNDFVTFYDRQINVALLTPEPEAALMDVLANDTGRAYLLFDAAISDLS, translated from the coding sequence ATGAAATTCAGAACCCGTCCGCCGCTTAATCTGACCGCGCCGCAAGTTGATGGCGAAGCGCGTGAGGCTGAAACCCATACAGCCTTCTCACCTCACGCTGATGATATTTTTAATGACGTGGCCACCCCGACGCCGCCCCCGGAAGCCAGCCCGCCGGTTGCCGCGAAATCGGCTAGCCCGACACAGGCCCGGTCTTCGGAACTGCAACCTTTGCATACCCCGGCCCGTCGTCAGGAAATGACTGTAAGCTCTGGGCCTTACTGGGTCGGTGCTACTTTTGTCAGCCTGTTATGGGCGCTGGGGCTGGCCGCGTTTGCGCTGGGTGCCGAAGCCCAGCTTGATGCCTTTGTCACGGCCCCGCTTAAGGCGATCATCCTTGTATTCATGGGCCTGTTCCCGGCGGGCATGGTGTTCGCCTCGGCGTTCCTGCTGCGTCAGGCGGCTATTCTGGCGCGTGAGACCCGCCGCGCCTCAGACCTTGCCGACTCCATGGTAGGCCCTGCCGCCACCGCCGCCAATAATGCCAGCAAACTCGTGGAAAACCTGCGCCATCAGGTCGATCAGGCCGTGCGCGCCGTTCAGATGGCCCACCGCGACCTGACGACCCTGGCTAACCAGATGAAGTCGGAAACCGACCGCATCACCGAAGCGGCCACGACCGCGCAAGACACAACCCGCGCCATCACTACCTCTCTCGGAGGAGAACGCGACGCGATCTATAAGATGACCCAGGTGCTGGATGGTCAGGCTCAGGGCGTGATCGATGCGGTCGACCGGCAGGCGCGCATGGTCGCCGATGCCTCAGACCTCGCCCAGACCCAGCTTCGTGAAGCCGAAGCGACGCTTGCCGCCCGCGCCGCCGACCTCGCCAGTGTCGCCGCCGACGCTCAGGCCACCGCCAGCGCGATATCGGACGACCTGAGCCGCCAGACCTTGCGGCTGGAAACGGCCGGAAACGGCGTGGTCGATCAGATCCGCACGGTTGAAGAAGGCCTGTCGCAACAACGCGCCGGTTTAGTATCGGCCGCCCTTTCCCTGCGCGCCGATCAGGAAGACTTCGCTCAGCATCTGGAGGGGCAGCGCAACCAACTGACCGACGCGCTGATGACCGCCCGTCAGGCGACGGTTGATCTGGGCGAAACCTCATCGCGCGGGGCCGATGTACTGCGCGATCTGGTTATCGCCGCACAGGAGCATCTGCGTCAGGCGATAGGCGCGGCGGAGAATGAGCGCACCTCATATGAGACGCGCATCCATTCAACTCTGGCCAATATTTCGACCATGGCCGCCGATGCCCGCGATGAGCTGATCGCGGAAACCCGTCAGGCGCTGGAGGCGCTCAATATCGCCGCCGAAGATGCCCGCCGCACTGCTGATGCCGCTGCCGGTTCCGCTCAGTCGCGCGTTGACCGTCTGAATGAAGCCCTGTTCGAAGCCGGTAAAAAAGCTGACGAAGCTTTCGACAGCCGCTTTGCCGCCGCCCGCCGCCTGATTGAAAACTCCGCCGACCTGATCAATGAGGCCGGTGACCGCACCGCCGAGCGGCTGGATCAGACCTTCCAGCACGCTCAGGCTGCCATCACCGATGTGGCCAGTGCCATGAACGGGCTTTATGCCCGCGCCGATGAATTGCCGCACATCGCACAGGAACGGATCAATGAAATCCGCCGCAGCGTCGAAGACGGGCTTCTGGCCATGACCGAATCTGCCCGCCGCGCCGCGCTTGAGACCGAAGCCGTCGATCAGAAGTTTCAGGAGCGGGTGCAGCGCAACTATGAAATGCTCCAGGAAACCGTGCGCATGATGGGTATGGTCTCCGGGCACAGCACGGCGCCGTCGGCCTCGACCTTTGCGCGCCCGCCGCTTCGCCCCACCGATACCGACGCCCGTAAATCCTACGGACAGCCCGTGCGTCCCGCGCAGGCGGAACCTGTCCGTTCGGAGCCCACGAGATCAGCCCCGGCTCCGGTCGCTCAGCCCGCACCTCAACCGGCGCAGCGCCGCGTGGCCCCTGAGCCGTTTGATCCGTTTGTCGCCCCGCCCGCCAAAGACATAGCCCGTGAACCGGCGCCCGCCCGCGAAGCCCCGCGCCCGCCAGCCCGCCCGGTAGCGCGGGATGTTATGCCGGCCCCGTTTGAAGCCCCCGCCGCACCTCAGCCGAAACCGGTCGCTCAAACCTATGAGCCCATCCCGCCGGAGGCCCCAGCACCGCGGCCGCGCCTGCGTCTGACGCCGCTTGAGCATGATGTCGACGACGACATGCACATCCCAGCCCCTCAGCCTGAGCCGCAAGTTGATCCGCGTCAGGCCAAGTCCCAAAACGATGGCTGGTCCTGGCGCGATCTTCTGGGGGGCATGAATGGCGATGCCCGTGCGCCCCGTCGTCAGGAACCGGCAGCAACGCCCCCGGAGCCGGAATTTGATGAGCCTGCAACTCCCGCCGCCCCGCCGCCCTATTCCTATCAGGCGGCGCAGGAAGCTCTGGCCAATGCCACGCCTGAACTGCCGGACGCCGAAGAGTTTGATAATCTCGACGACATGCTGATTAACGAAGTCTCGCGCATGGGGATTGATGCCAAGGCCCTGATCACCCGTTCGCGCCTCGAAGAAGCGGTCGCGGCCATCGCCACCGATGACAATGACACGGCCCGCCGGGTGATTGTGCGCGTCGCCGCCGATCCGGTGCACCGCCTGTCGCGTCGCCTGAGTGCCGATGCCGAACTGCGTGAACAGGTCAATGATTTCGTGACCTTCTATGACCGTCAGATCAATGTCGCCCTGCTGACCCCAGAGCCGGAAGCGGCCCTGATGGATGTGCTGGCTAATGATACCGGCCGGGCGTACCTGCTGTTCGATGCGGCTATCAGCGACCTCTCCTGA
- a CDS encoding hydroxyacylglutathione hydrolase C-terminal domain-containing protein, which yields MPTVPSRLRDEIRANPFLKFPLMEPDFDAQANRFGDLRARKDHFR from the coding sequence TTGCCCACCGTACCCTCGCGCCTTAGGGACGAAATCCGCGCCAATCCGTTCCTGAAATTTCCGCTCATGGAGCCGGATTTTGACGCACAGGCCAATCGCTTTGGCGACCTTCGCGCCCGCAAGGATCATTTTCGCTGA
- the rodA gene encoding rod shape-determining protein RodA, producing MAESALTRPGQRDRYQNKFAQIDWTLCLMMALIAGMGSLVLYSVGGMSWEPWAYDHLFRFGLCFVVMIGLSMINLSIWLSISYWAYGGSLLLLIAVELFGKVKMGAQRWLDIGITDIQPSEFMKLAIVLALARWYHENSAKDANWSWKLLVPIFMILIPFTLVAHQPDLGTAMLILITGVAVMIAAGLNWKAIATAAGAGIVAIPFVFTFVLHDYQAKRITTFLDPESDPSGSGYHILQSKIAMGSGGLLGKGLGLGSQSQLNFLPEKHTDFIMAAVSEELGFVGGASVFLLYGLVIFMALRIAMLSHSHFGRLAVAGAIATFAVYVLINGAMVMGLAPVVGVPMPLLSYGGSVMLTVMVGFGLIQGVKVHRYQELPRQNSIFARFE from the coding sequence ATGGCCGAAAGCGCACTGACACGCCCTGGACAACGCGACCGCTACCAGAACAAGTTCGCCCAGATTGACTGGACGCTATGCCTGATGATGGCCCTGATCGCCGGTATGGGCTCACTGGTGCTCTATAGCGTCGGTGGCATGTCGTGGGAACCGTGGGCCTATGACCATCTGTTCCGGTTTGGGCTGTGTTTCGTGGTCATGATCGGCCTGTCCATGATCAATCTCAGTATCTGGCTGAGCATAAGTTACTGGGCCTACGGCGGATCATTGCTGTTGCTGATAGCGGTTGAACTGTTCGGTAAGGTCAAGATGGGGGCGCAGCGCTGGCTTGATATCGGCATCACTGACATTCAGCCGTCCGAGTTCATGAAGCTAGCCATCGTGCTGGCTCTGGCGCGCTGGTACCATGAAAATTCGGCCAAGGACGCTAACTGGTCGTGGAAACTGCTGGTGCCGATTTTCATGATCCTGATCCCGTTTACCCTGGTGGCGCACCAGCCCGATTTGGGCACCGCCATGCTGATCCTGATCACCGGCGTGGCGGTCATGATTGCGGCCGGCTTGAACTGGAAGGCCATCGCCACGGCGGCCGGCGCTGGGATTGTCGCCATTCCGTTTGTGTTTACCTTCGTCCTGCACGATTATCAGGCCAAGCGCATCACCACTTTCTTAGACCCCGAATCCGATCCGTCAGGGTCGGGTTATCACATCCTGCAATCGAAGATCGCCATGGGGTCGGGCGGGTTGCTGGGGAAGGGGCTGGGGCTGGGCTCTCAGTCGCAGCTAAACTTCCTGCCGGAAAAGCATACTGATTTTATCATGGCCGCAGTGTCCGAAGAACTGGGCTTTGTCGGCGGGGCGTCGGTATTTTTACTGTATGGGCTGGTGATTTTCATGGCCCTGCGCATTGCCATGCTGTCCCACAGTCATTTTGGTCGTCTGGCCGTAGCGGGGGCGATTGCCACCTTTGCCGTCTATGTGCTGATCAACGGGGCGATGGTCATGGGGCTGGCGCCGGTCGTGGGCGTGCCTATGCCATTGTTGTCCTATGGCGGCTCGGTCATGCTGACCGTGATGGTCGGCTTTGGCCTGATCCAGGGCGTCAAGGTGCACCGGTATCAGGAGCTACCCCGCCAGAATTCGATCTTCGCCCGCTTCGAATAA
- a CDS encoding MFS transporter codes for MSRITIPFSRKDPQSPRPDLSTRARQALFYTFVYIGTGASLPYMPLWFQSQGLSGSEIGLILAVPLLLRAASGPIIGVWADNFKLYRTPMIWLALAGAIFYALMAASPAFGDYKFYGFLVLWTVGYTLTTSVSPLIDAMTFQLAAKEGFAYTFPRAIGSAVFVATNILLGFLLTLMTPDIILVWVVLAGLGISAAAALILQPKSKDDLPDVDKVAEEGPRESGVARLKALLANRTLVWVVVAMGCFQASHSFYYGFSTIIWQGEGYSGTICGYLWAVGVVAEVAYMGLTLGWRRRIGPWRMLILAGILSVVRWGIMALSPPLSVLWFVQALHAFSFAAIYLAGLELVQTLSPRRLGGLAQSLNAAFTTGVMMGLGTLASGAVYDRIGSGGYALMAGLSAAGLGIAVWLYLVPSPRLRGEGDDLAPKFG; via the coding sequence ATGTCACGGATCACAATACCTTTTTCCCGCAAAGACCCGCAATCGCCGCGCCCTGATCTGTCGACGCGTGCGCGTCAGGCGTTGTTTTACACCTTTGTCTATATCGGTACCGGCGCGTCATTGCCGTACATGCCGCTGTGGTTCCAGTCGCAGGGCTTAAGCGGCTCTGAGATCGGGCTCATTCTGGCCGTGCCGTTGCTGCTGCGGGCCGCCTCTGGGCCGATCATCGGGGTGTGGGCCGATAATTTTAAGCTGTACCGGACACCGATGATATGGCTGGCTCTGGCGGGCGCTATCTTTTATGCCTTGATGGCGGCGTCACCGGCCTTTGGTGATTATAAATTCTATGGCTTTCTGGTGCTGTGGACGGTGGGGTACACGCTCACCACTTCGGTCAGTCCGCTGATTGACGCCATGACCTTTCAACTGGCGGCGAAGGAGGGCTTTGCCTACACCTTTCCACGCGCTATTGGCTCGGCGGTGTTTGTCGCCACCAATATATTATTGGGGTTTTTGCTGACCCTTATGACGCCCGATATCATCTTAGTGTGGGTAGTGCTGGCAGGCTTAGGCATTTCAGCCGCCGCAGCTTTGATCCTGCAACCCAAGTCAAAAGACGACTTGCCGGACGTGGATAAGGTTGCGGAAGAGGGACCGCGTGAAAGCGGGGTCGCACGGTTAAAGGCACTGCTGGCCAACCGAACGCTGGTCTGGGTGGTGGTGGCAATGGGCTGTTTTCAGGCTTCTCACAGTTTTTATTACGGTTTTTCGACCATTATCTGGCAAGGTGAGGGCTATAGCGGCACCATCTGCGGTTATCTGTGGGCTGTAGGGGTGGTGGCCGAAGTCGCCTATATGGGCCTGACGCTGGGCTGGCGACGACGCATCGGGCCGTGGCGGATGCTGATTTTGGCAGGGATTTTAAGCGTGGTGCGCTGGGGGATCATGGCCCTGTCGCCGCCGCTGTCGGTGCTGTGGTTCGTGCAGGCCCTGCATGCCTTCAGCTTTGCGGCCATCTATCTGGCCGGGCTTGAACTGGTGCAGACCCTGTCGCCGCGCCGTCTGGGCGGTCTGGCCCAAAGCCTCAATGCCGCCTTTACGACCGGGGTGATGATGGGACTGGGGACGCTGGCGTCAGGAGCCGTCTATGACCGTATCGGGTCGGGTGGTTACGCCTTGATGGCCGGATTATCTGCGGCTGGGCTTGGTATTGCTGTCTGGCTCTACTTAGTTCCCTCTCCCCGCTTGCGGGGAGAAGGAGATGATTTAGCCCCAAAGTTCGGGTAA
- the pip gene encoding prolyl aminopeptidase, with the protein MTDSLTPRPAKGLYPAIEPYDQGYMAAGGRHRIYYEQSGNPDGIPVVVLHGGPGGGTSPNLRCYFNPKLYRIILFDQRGCGKSTPHASSDPDLSDNTTWHLVADIEALRQKLGIGQWAVFGGSWGSTLALSYAISHPDKVMALILRGIFMVRPKELKWFYQEGASYLFPDIWEDFVAPIPEAERHDLMAAHIRRLNGEDKAAQAASALAWSGWEGATLSIEGPSDTPSKFTDTEFAIAFARIESWYFQNKGFFEHETWILDHIDRIRHIPAWIIQGRFDVVTPMDSAWALHKAWPEARFKLIGKAGHSSSDPGILEALVATCDQAVEVLG; encoded by the coding sequence ATGACCGATTCCCTCACCCCCAGACCCGCCAAGGGCCTTTATCCCGCCATAGAACCGTATGATCAGGGCTATATGGCCGCAGGGGGGCGCCACCGGATCTATTATGAGCAAAGCGGCAACCCGGACGGCATTCCGGTCGTCGTGCTGCACGGCGGACCCGGCGGCGGCACCAGCCCGAATTTGCGCTGTTATTTCAATCCGAAACTTTACCGCATCATACTGTTCGATCAGCGCGGCTGCGGGAAATCGACGCCGCATGCCTCAAGCGATCCTGACCTGAGCGACAACACGACCTGGCATCTGGTGGCCGATATCGAGGCCCTGCGGCAGAAACTGGGGATTGGGCAATGGGCGGTGTTTGGCGGGTCGTGGGGATCGACACTGGCGCTTTCCTATGCCATCAGCCACCCGGATAAGGTGATGGCTTTGATTTTGCGCGGCATATTCATGGTTCGCCCAAAAGAGCTGAAATGGTTCTATCAGGAAGGCGCCAGCTACCTGTTCCCCGATATCTGGGAAGATTTCGTAGCTCCCATTCCCGAAGCTGAGCGCCACGACCTGATGGCCGCCCACATCCGCCGCCTGAATGGTGAGGATAAGGCGGCGCAAGCGGCATCGGCTCTGGCGTGGAGCGGCTGGGAGGGGGCCACCCTGTCGATCGAAGGGCCGTCCGATACGCCATCAAAATTCACCGATACCGAATTCGCCATCGCCTTTGCGCGCATTGAATCATGGTATTTCCAGAACAAGGGCTTTTTCGAGCACGAGACCTGGATACTGGATCACATCGACCGTATCCGCCATATTCCGGCATGGATCATTCAGGGCCGGTTTGATGTGGTGACGCCGATGGACAGCGCCTGGGCCTTGCATAAGGCGTGGCCGGAAGCGCGCTTTAAGCTGATCGGCAAGGCTGGCCATTCGTCGTCCGATCCGGGGATTCTTGAGGCGCTGGTGGCGACGTGCGATCAGGCGGTTGAGGTTTTGGGGTAG
- the mrdA gene encoding penicillin-binding protein 2 has protein sequence MAETSIIFSDVNERQGVFSRRVFLMGGVVAFGLFALTGRLAQLQLIEGGKYRRLSSANQFNYRLIPPPRGQILDRNGVVIAGNRPSFSVLVMRSQVKDIDETLDQIAYVLPQTLLRRRAILRDINQSRRFAPTAIATDLNWEDFAKVNLYASTIPGVDVSMDEVRVYHYGGAFSHVIGYVGKISDKDLKAETAAAGDEEQLDPILLHPGFRIGKQGIEKAFDKDLRGVAGARKIEVNATGNIIAEDSDGMRPATPGEDVVLTLDAEIQQRALEVFGEDSGGAVLMNIHTGEVLCMMSAPSFDPNLFVSGISSKAYGLLRDYERLPLLDKCIGSTYAPGSTFKVATALAFLEGGINPEERVVCSGSYRYGNRSFACHKRGGHGPQTMHDAIKNSCDVYFYHMCNRAEAGPDRIAQTARALGMGHVFENFEIAGQKRGTIPDREYKRTAFKNDPKWHPGETLSVAIGQGYVTTSALQLCTYIARIANGQKAVEPYLVKKIGEVEKVPFKDFKDLPFSRAHLDIVRAGMIAVSNDVTGTAYRNSRLNLGNIEMAGKTGTAQVRSYDKVTNRRNEGIPWKLRDHGLFVAFAPADAPKYAIAVIVQHGMGGSMFAAPKAREIMKLALIKDPEMQARIIQPMPIDPSLANAPDQELTSDAPPDTIDIPTPTANPQP, from the coding sequence ATGGCTGAAACCTCGATCATTTTCAGCGATGTCAACGAACGTCAGGGCGTGTTCTCGCGGCGCGTCTTCCTGATGGGCGGGGTGGTGGCGTTTGGCCTGTTTGCCCTGACCGGACGGCTGGCCCAGCTTCAGTTGATCGAAGGCGGCAAGTACCGGCGCCTATCCTCGGCCAATCAGTTCAACTACCGCCTGATCCCGCCGCCGCGCGGTCAAATCCTTGATCGTAACGGCGTGGTCATAGCCGGTAACCGGCCGTCCTTTTCGGTGCTGGTTATGCGCTCTCAGGTCAAGGATATCGACGAAACCCTGGATCAGATCGCCTATGTCCTGCCGCAGACCCTGCTGCGGCGTCGGGCGATTCTGCGCGACATCAACCAAAGCCGGCGCTTTGCCCCGACCGCCATTGCCACCGACCTGAACTGGGAAGACTTCGCCAAGGTCAACCTCTATGCCTCGACCATTCCGGGCGTGGATGTGTCGATGGATGAGGTGCGCGTGTACCATTACGGCGGCGCGTTTTCTCACGTCATAGGCTATGTCGGTAAGATTTCCGACAAAGACCTCAAGGCCGAAACCGCCGCGGCGGGCGACGAAGAACAGCTTGACCCAATCCTGCTGCACCCCGGCTTTCGTATCGGCAAGCAGGGCATTGAAAAGGCCTTCGACAAAGACCTGCGCGGGGTAGCGGGGGCGCGTAAGATCGAAGTCAACGCCACCGGCAATATCATTGCCGAAGACTCAGACGGAATGCGTCCGGCCACACCCGGCGAAGATGTCGTCCTGACGCTGGATGCCGAGATTCAGCAACGCGCGCTGGAGGTCTTTGGCGAAGATTCCGGCGGGGCAGTGTTGATGAACATCCACACCGGCGAAGTCCTGTGCATGATGTCGGCGCCGTCGTTCGATCCCAACCTGTTCGTGTCGGGGATATCGTCCAAGGCTTACGGCCTGTTGCGGGACTATGAGCGCCTGCCGCTGCTCGATAAGTGCATTGGCTCGACCTATGCGCCGGGGTCCACGTTCAAGGTGGCGACGGCTCTGGCTTTCCTTGAGGGCGGCATAAACCCCGAAGAGCGGGTGGTGTGCTCAGGCAGTTACCGCTACGGAAATCGCTCCTTTGCCTGCCATAAACGCGGTGGCCACGGCCCGCAGACCATGCATGACGCCATTAAAAACTCATGCGACGTTTATTTCTACCATATGTGTAATCGGGCTGAGGCCGGCCCCGACCGCATCGCCCAGACGGCGCGGGCGCTGGGTATGGGCCATGTCTTTGAAAACTTTGAAATCGCCGGTCAAAAGCGCGGCACGATTCCGGACCGGGAATATAAACGCACGGCCTTTAAGAACGATCCGAAATGGCATCCGGGGGAAACCCTGTCGGTCGCCATCGGTCAGGGCTATGTGACCACCTCAGCCCTGCAACTATGTACCTATATCGCCCGCATCGCCAATGGCCAGAAGGCGGTTGAGCCCTATCTGGTCAAAAAAATCGGCGAGGTCGAAAAGGTTCCGTTTAAGGATTTCAAGGACTTGCCGTTCTCAAGGGCGCATCTTGATATCGTCCGCGCGGGCATGATCGCCGTGTCCAATGATGTGACCGGCACCGCCTATCGCAATTCGCGGCTGAACCTCGGCAATATCGAAATGGCGGGCAAGACCGGCACGGCGCAGGTGCGCTCCTACGATAAGGTGACTAACCGCCGCAACGAAGGTATCCCGTGGAAGCTGCGCGATCACGGCCTGTTTGTGGCCTTTGCGCCCGCCGATGCGCCTAAATACGCTATCGCCGTCATCGTTCAGCACGGCATGGGCGGGTCGATGTTTGCCGCCCCGAAAGCGCGCGAGATCATGAAGCTGGCCCTGATCAAGGACCCTGAAATGCAGGCCCGCATTATCCAGCCCATGCCGATCGACCCAAGCCTTGCCAATGCGCCGGATCAGGAACTCACCTCTGATGCGCCGCCCGATACGATTGACATCCCGACGCCTACCGCAAATCCGCAACCGTAA
- the mreC gene encoding rod shape-determining protein MreC — MPQGDKHFEHLKLPVNWGVMALVAAVCIFGALSFLGDRREEVSGRSYGNRSGFDAAAGPASNVLATPAHVVGDGANWIDDYFFAVRENRILKKRVQDLSLYRDMYFQQKDISERYEKLLNLRTEPPVEMVTARSVSVTRGPFNNNRLIDAGSNVKIRFGNPVITDQGLVGRVVGVSPKVSRVLMITDVVSRTPIMIARSDARAVMSGDGGDFPRLDFVRGKDAVKKGDQILTSGDGGIFPRGLPVGEAVQGVDKVWRVKLYANRAPIDFVKILLYEDFSQFPEADQVLMTPQITELLPQPAIPQPVTAGAAASSASVASTPAAGTVTSSAVAPTSGASATSAAARPAAPRPAQPRPAQTRPAQTPATQPAQAQTQSAAATPSTEVPF, encoded by the coding sequence GTGCCGCAAGGGGATAAGCATTTTGAGCACCTGAAGCTGCCGGTGAACTGGGGCGTGATGGCTCTGGTGGCGGCGGTCTGTATCTTTGGTGCGCTCAGCTTTCTGGGCGACCGGCGCGAAGAGGTGTCGGGGCGTTCCTACGGCAACCGCTCAGGCTTTGATGCGGCCGCAGGGCCTGCCAGTAACGTGCTGGCCACCCCGGCCCATGTGGTCGGTGACGGGGCCAACTGGATTGACGACTATTTCTTTGCCGTGCGCGAAAACCGCATCCTGAAAAAGCGGGTCCAGGATTTGTCGCTGTATCGCGACATGTATTTCCAGCAAAAAGACATTTCCGAACGCTACGAAAAGCTGCTCAACCTGCGCACCGAGCCGCCGGTGGAGATGGTCACGGCCCGTTCAGTGTCCGTCACGCGTGGGCCGTTCAACAATAATCGCCTGATTGACGCCGGATCGAACGTAAAGATTCGTTTTGGTAATCCCGTCATTACCGATCAGGGACTGGTCGGTCGCGTGGTCGGTGTAAGCCCCAAGGTCAGCCGTGTGCTGATGATCACCGATGTGGTCAGCCGTACCCCGATCATGATTGCCCGCTCCGACGCCCGTGCCGTCATGTCCGGCGATGGCGGTGATTTCCCGCGCCTTGATTTCGTGCGGGGCAAGGATGCCGTCAAAAAAGGCGATCAGATTTTGACCTCCGGCGACGGCGGCATCTTCCCGCGCGGTTTGCCGGTGGGCGAAGCGGTGCAAGGGGTTGATAAGGTGTGGCGGGTCAAGCTCTATGCCAACCGGGCCCCGATCGATTTTGTCAAAATCCTGCTGTACGAAGACTTTTCACAGTTCCCGGAGGCGGATCAGGTGCTGATGACGCCGCAGATCACCGAGCTTTTGCCGCAACCGGCGATCCCGCAACCTGTGACCGCAGGGGCGGCGGCGTCCTCCGCAAGCGTGGCCTCAACACCGGCAGCCGGTACTGTAACCTCCAGTGCGGTCGCTCCGACATCGGGAGCGTCCGCGACCTCTGCCGCCGCCCGTCCAGCCGCGCCTCGGCCTGCACAACCCAGACCGGCACAGACACGCCCAGCGCAGACACCCGCCACGCAGCCTGCACAGGCCCAAACCCAAAGCGCTGCGGCCACACCTTCGACCGAGGTGCCTTTTTGA